The following proteins are co-located in the Cupriavidus pauculus genome:
- a CDS encoding HAD family hydrolase, translating into MNLALFDLDHTLIPTDSDHEWGRFLVRMGVVDEESYRRKNDEFYSQYKAGTLNIQEFLRFALAPLAANPRDRLDQWRVRFMHEVIEPVITPQAKALVYKHLEAGDLCAVVTATNSFVTAPIAQAFGIKHLIATDPETVDGKPESAFTGEVMGVPSFREGKITRVESWLKSLGAKWDDFGTTTFYSDSANDLPLLEKVSEPIAANPDDRLRNHAAAAGWRIMDLF; encoded by the coding sequence ATGAATCTGGCACTGTTTGACCTCGACCACACCCTGATCCCGACCGATAGCGACCACGAATGGGGCCGCTTCCTGGTCCGCATGGGCGTCGTCGACGAGGAATCGTATCGTCGCAAGAACGACGAGTTCTACAGCCAATACAAGGCTGGGACGCTCAATATCCAGGAATTCCTGCGCTTCGCGCTGGCCCCGCTGGCGGCCAACCCGCGCGACCGCCTGGACCAGTGGCGCGTGCGCTTCATGCACGAGGTCATCGAGCCCGTCATCACGCCGCAGGCCAAGGCGCTGGTGTACAAGCACCTGGAAGCCGGCGACCTGTGCGCCGTGGTCACCGCCACCAACAGCTTCGTCACCGCCCCCATCGCGCAGGCATTCGGCATCAAGCACCTGATCGCCACCGACCCGGAGACCGTCGACGGCAAGCCCGAGAGCGCCTTCACCGGCGAGGTCATGGGCGTGCCGAGCTTCCGCGAGGGCAAGATCACCCGCGTGGAAAGCTGGCTCAAGAGCCTGGGCGCGAAGTGGGACGACTTCGGCACCACCACGTTCTACAGCGATTCGGCCAACGACCTGCCGCTGCTCGAAAAAGTCAGCGAGCCGATCGCCGCCAACCCCGACGACCGCCTGCGCAACCACGCGGCCGCCGCCGGCTGGCGCATCATGGACCTGTTCTGA
- the hda gene encoding DnaA regulatory inactivator Hda, translating into MSPRQSHKQLSLELGSPPPSTFENFFVAANREPVQRLKELPGQVAREQANDRLVYLWGDMGSGRTHLLHAVCDGAIHAGLNCRYLSPHHALADFIFDPACQVYTVDNVELLDEARQIAVFSLYNEVRAHVRCALIVAGGLAPRAMPVREDLRTRLGWGLVYQLQPLSDEDKMAALVQAARERGLQLSPEIPHWLVTRHYRDMPSLMALLDALDMYALERKRAVTLPLLREMFAEFRE; encoded by the coding sequence ATGTCACCGCGTCAAAGTCACAAGCAGCTATCTCTCGAACTGGGCAGCCCGCCCCCTTCGACGTTCGAGAATTTTTTCGTGGCTGCCAACCGCGAGCCCGTGCAGCGGCTGAAGGAACTGCCCGGCCAGGTGGCACGCGAGCAGGCCAACGACCGGCTGGTCTACCTGTGGGGCGACATGGGCTCGGGCCGCACGCACCTGCTGCACGCGGTCTGCGACGGCGCCATCCACGCGGGACTGAACTGCCGCTACCTGAGCCCGCACCACGCACTGGCCGACTTCATCTTCGATCCAGCCTGCCAGGTCTACACGGTCGACAACGTGGAGCTGCTGGACGAGGCGCGCCAGATTGCCGTGTTTTCGCTGTACAACGAAGTGCGCGCCCATGTGCGCTGCGCGCTGATTGTGGCGGGCGGCCTGGCGCCGCGCGCGATGCCAGTACGTGAAGACCTGCGCACACGGCTGGGCTGGGGGCTTGTCTACCAGCTCCAGCCGCTGTCCGACGAGGACAAGATGGCCGCGCTGGTGCAGGCCGCCAGAGAACGCGGGCTGCAGCTATCGCCCGAAATCCCGCACTGGCTGGTCACGCGCCATTACCGCGACATGCCGAGCCTGATGGCCCTGCTGGACGCGCTGGACATGTATGCGCTGGAGCGCAAGCGGGCCGTGACGCTGCCGTTGCTGCGCGAAATGTTCGCCGAATTCCGGGAGTAG
- the purM gene encoding phosphoribosylformylglycinamidine cyclo-ligase, whose protein sequence is MSASPTAGQAGLSYRDAGVDIDAGDALVDRIKPFAKRTMREGVMAGIGGFGALFELSKKFQEPVLVSGTDGVGTKLKLAFQLNRHDTVGQDLVAMSVNDILVQGAEPLFFLDYFACGKLDVDTAATVIQGIAHGCELAGCALIGGETAEMPSMYPDGEYDLAGFAVGAVEKKKIIDGTTIRPGDVVLGLASSGAHSNGYSLVRKIIEVAKPDLNADFHGQRLQDAIMAPTRIYVKPLLSLIETLPVKGMAHITGGGLTENVPRVLADNLTAVIQKDAWTLPPLFQWLQAQGNVADAEMHRVFNCGIGMVVIVGKEDAERAIRHLQAAGEAVWQIGEIQERAEGQAQTVVV, encoded by the coding sequence ATGAGCGCATCCCCGACCGCCGGCCAGGCAGGCCTTTCCTACCGCGATGCCGGTGTTGACATCGATGCCGGCGACGCCCTGGTCGACCGCATCAAGCCGTTTGCCAAGCGCACCATGCGCGAAGGCGTGATGGCGGGCATCGGCGGTTTCGGCGCCCTGTTCGAGCTGTCGAAGAAGTTCCAGGAGCCGGTGCTGGTCTCCGGCACGGACGGCGTGGGCACCAAGCTCAAGCTGGCGTTCCAGTTGAACCGCCACGACACCGTGGGCCAGGACCTCGTGGCGATGAGTGTGAACGACATCCTGGTGCAGGGTGCCGAGCCGCTGTTCTTCCTCGACTACTTCGCCTGCGGCAAGCTGGACGTGGACACCGCCGCGACGGTCATACAGGGCATCGCCCACGGCTGCGAACTGGCCGGTTGCGCGCTGATCGGCGGCGAGACCGCCGAGATGCCGTCGATGTACCCGGACGGCGAGTACGACCTGGCCGGTTTTGCGGTCGGCGCGGTGGAAAAGAAGAAGATCATCGACGGCACGACGATCCGCCCGGGCGACGTGGTGCTGGGCCTGGCCTCGTCGGGCGCGCACTCGAACGGTTACTCGCTGGTGCGCAAGATCATCGAGGTGGCCAAGCCGGACCTGAATGCCGATTTCCACGGCCAGCGCCTGCAGGACGCCATCATGGCGCCCACGCGCATCTACGTGAAGCCGCTGCTGTCGCTGATCGAGACGCTGCCGGTCAAGGGCATGGCCCACATTACCGGCGGCGGCCTGACCGAGAACGTGCCGCGCGTGCTGGCCGACAACCTGACCGCCGTGATCCAGAAGGACGCCTGGACGCTGCCGCCGCTGTTCCAGTGGCTGCAGGCCCAGGGCAACGTGGCCGACGCCGAAATGCACCGCGTGTTCAACTGCGGCATCGGCATGGTGGTGATCGTCGGCAAGGAAGACGCCGAACGCGCCATCCGCCACCTGCAGGCCGCCGGCGAAGCCGTGTGGCAGATCGGCGAGATCCAGGAACGCGCCGAAGGCCAGGCCCAGACGGTGGTGGTGTAA
- a CDS encoding GNAT family N-acetyltransferase, whose translation MTPYSIRPATPADSATLFRLISDLAEYEKLTHLVEATPQKIEAALFGARPHAEAVLVEVDQDGAPRAVGFALFFHNFSTFLAKPGLYLEDLFVEPAWRGHGLGKALLKHLAALAVARDCGRFEWSVLDWNQPSIDFYRAMGADVMPDWRICRVTGEALRELGAA comes from the coding sequence ATGACCCCGTACTCGATCCGCCCCGCCACGCCCGCCGACAGCGCCACGCTGTTCCGCCTGATCTCCGACCTGGCCGAATACGAAAAGCTGACCCATCTGGTGGAAGCCACGCCGCAGAAGATCGAAGCCGCGCTGTTTGGCGCCCGGCCCCACGCGGAAGCGGTACTCGTGGAAGTCGACCAGGATGGCGCCCCGCGCGCCGTGGGCTTTGCGCTGTTCTTCCACAATTTCTCGACCTTTCTGGCCAAGCCGGGGCTCTACCTGGAAGACCTGTTCGTGGAACCGGCCTGGCGCGGCCACGGGCTCGGCAAGGCCCTGCTCAAGCATCTGGCGGCATTGGCCGTGGCGCGCGACTGCGGCCGCTTCGAATGGTCGGTGCTCGACTGGAACCAGCCGTCGATCGACTTCTACCGCGCCATGGGCGCCGACGTGATGCCGGACTGGCGGATCTGCCGGGTAACGGGGGAAGCGTTGCGGGAGCTGGGGGCGGCGTAG
- the miaA gene encoding tRNA (adenosine(37)-N6)-dimethylallyltransferase MiaA produces MSAQSSTHPPVVCLLGPTASGKTAAALALAARRPVEIISLDSALVYRGMDIGTAKPTPGELASVPHHLIDIIDPLDSYSAAQFVTDAERLVDDIRARGRTPLIVGGTMLYYKALTQGLNDLPQADPALRAELDALAAARGWPALHAMLAEVDPVTAARLAPNDAQRIQRALEIFRLSGQPMSALLARQADARTFAGAADARYRVIALEPSDRAVLHARIAARFDAMLEGGLLDEVKALRARGDLHLGLPSMRCVGYRQVWEYLDGDCDFASMRERGIAATRQLCKRQLTWLRSTPERVSVDALAPDYVAQVARAAGW; encoded by the coding sequence ATGTCCGCGCAGTCTTCCACTCACCCGCCCGTCGTCTGCCTGCTGGGTCCCACCGCCTCGGGCAAGACCGCGGCGGCGCTGGCCCTGGCCGCGCGCCGGCCCGTGGAGATCATCAGCCTCGATTCGGCGCTGGTCTATCGCGGCATGGATATCGGCACGGCCAAGCCGACGCCCGGCGAACTGGCCAGCGTGCCGCACCACCTGATTGACATCATCGACCCGCTCGACAGCTACTCGGCCGCGCAATTCGTGACCGATGCCGAGCGGCTGGTGGACGATATTCGCGCGCGCGGGCGCACGCCGCTGATCGTGGGCGGCACGATGCTCTACTACAAGGCGCTGACGCAGGGGCTGAACGACCTGCCGCAGGCCGACCCGGCCCTGCGCGCCGAGCTGGACGCGCTGGCGGCCGCGCGCGGCTGGCCGGCGCTGCATGCGATGCTGGCCGAGGTGGACCCGGTGACCGCCGCCCGCCTGGCGCCGAACGATGCGCAGCGCATCCAGCGCGCGCTCGAAATCTTCCGCCTGAGCGGCCAGCCGATGTCGGCGCTGCTGGCCCGCCAGGCCGATGCCCGCACGTTCGCCGGCGCCGCCGACGCGCGCTACCGGGTGATCGCGCTGGAGCCATCGGACCGCGCCGTGCTGCACGCGCGCATCGCCGCCCGCTTCGACGCCATGCTCGAAGGCGGCCTGCTGGACGAGGTCAAGGCCCTGCGCGCGCGCGGCGACCTGCACCTGGGCCTGCCGTCGATGCGGTGCGTCGGGTATCGGCAGGTCTGGGAGTATCTGGATGGCGACTGCGACTTCGCCAGCATGCGCGAGCGCGGCATCGCCGCCACGCGCCAACTCTGCAAACGCCAGTTGACGTGGCTGCGCAGCACGCCCGAGCGCGTGTCCGTCGATGCGCTGGCGCCCGACTACGTCGCCCAGGTGGCCCGCGCCGCGGGCTGGTGA
- the mutL gene encoding DNA mismatch repair endonuclease MutL, which translates to MPADAALPEARASLRTTQPGRPIRPLPDQLISQIAAGEVVERPASVVKELLENALDAGATQLGIRLEEGGVRRIVITDNGCGIPASELPVALMRHATSKIASLDELESVLTLGFRGEALASIASVSHLVLTSRTAGDAHATQISADTGHVQPASGGVGTMIDVQHLYFNTPARRKFLKSEQTELGHCLEMIRRAALARPDVTISVHHNGKPLEHWNAGDVATRTAQVLGSDFARARLALDEGADALHLYGFAGLPTASRGRPDQQYFFVNGRFVRDKLLNHAVRSAYQDVLHGDRFPSYVLCLDLPPELVDVNVHPSKIEVRFRESRAVHQFVYHAVQRCLARQAGEQGDSLHSDTGDGAGLVPMPAARPAGVPGAAPQWINYSAGRQSELGIAQPRQAYLGMVREATAPASGDTARAWQPSPQPPAWLADAQAARADEPPGLLDRLPSRDAGLPATNDDDADADHPLGYAIAQLHGIYVLAQNARGLVLVDMHAAHERILYEQIKTGLDARDLAVQPLLIPVTLPASPVEIGAAEEHQETLQLLGFDIAPVSPTTLAVRAVPALLKQADAEALARDVLRDLQSFGGSRVLAERRNELLATLACHSAVRANRKLTVEEMNALLRQMEQTERADQCNHGRPTWVQLTVTELDRLFLRGQ; encoded by the coding sequence ATGCCTGCCGACGCCGCCCTGCCCGAAGCCCGGGCCTCCCTCCGCACCACCCAGCCCGGCCGCCCGATCCGGCCGTTGCCCGATCAACTGATCAGCCAGATCGCCGCCGGCGAGGTGGTGGAGCGGCCCGCGTCGGTGGTCAAGGAACTGCTCGAAAACGCGCTCGACGCCGGCGCCACGCAACTGGGCATCCGGCTGGAGGAAGGCGGCGTGCGCCGCATCGTCATCACCGACAACGGCTGCGGCATTCCCGCCAGCGAACTGCCGGTGGCCCTGATGCGGCACGCCACCAGCAAGATTGCCTCGCTCGACGAGCTGGAATCGGTGCTGACGCTGGGCTTTCGCGGCGAGGCGCTGGCGTCCATCGCTTCCGTGTCGCACCTCGTGCTGACCAGCCGCACGGCCGGCGACGCCCATGCCACGCAGATCAGCGCCGATACCGGCCACGTGCAGCCCGCGTCCGGCGGGGTCGGCACGATGATCGACGTCCAGCACCTGTACTTCAACACGCCGGCGCGCAGAAAGTTCCTCAAGTCCGAGCAGACCGAGCTGGGCCATTGCCTGGAGATGATCCGCCGCGCGGCGCTGGCACGGCCCGACGTCACGATCTCGGTCCACCACAACGGCAAGCCGCTCGAACACTGGAACGCCGGCGACGTGGCCACGCGCACCGCCCAGGTGCTGGGCAGCGACTTCGCGCGCGCCCGGCTGGCGCTGGACGAAGGCGCCGACGCGCTGCACCTGTACGGCTTTGCCGGGCTGCCCACCGCGTCGCGCGGGCGGCCGGACCAGCAGTATTTCTTCGTCAACGGCCGCTTCGTGCGCGACAAGCTGCTGAACCACGCCGTGCGCAGCGCCTACCAGGACGTGCTGCACGGCGACCGCTTCCCGTCGTACGTGCTGTGCCTGGACCTGCCGCCCGAGCTGGTCGACGTCAACGTGCACCCGTCGAAGATCGAAGTGCGCTTCCGCGAATCGCGCGCGGTGCACCAGTTTGTCTACCACGCCGTGCAGCGCTGCCTGGCGCGCCAGGCCGGCGAACAGGGCGACAGCCTGCATTCCGATACCGGCGACGGTGCCGGGCTGGTGCCGATGCCGGCGGCACGTCCGGCCGGCGTGCCCGGCGCCGCGCCGCAGTGGATCAACTATTCGGCCGGCCGCCAGAGCGAGCTGGGCATCGCCCAGCCGCGCCAGGCGTACCTGGGCATGGTGCGCGAGGCTACCGCGCCGGCGTCCGGCGACACCGCGCGGGCCTGGCAGCCGTCCCCGCAGCCGCCGGCCTGGCTGGCCGATGCCCAGGCCGCCCGCGCCGACGAGCCGCCCGGCCTGCTGGACCGCCTGCCGTCGCGCGACGCCGGCCTGCCGGCCACGAACGATGACGATGCCGACGCCGACCATCCGCTCGGCTACGCCATCGCCCAGCTCCACGGTATCTACGTGCTGGCGCAGAACGCGCGCGGGCTGGTGCTGGTCGACATGCACGCGGCCCACGAACGCATTCTCTACGAGCAGATCAAGACCGGTCTCGACGCCCGCGACCTTGCGGTGCAGCCGCTGCTGATCCCGGTGACGCTGCCCGCCAGCCCGGTCGAGATCGGCGCCGCCGAGGAACATCAGGAAACGCTGCAGTTGCTGGGCTTCGACATCGCGCCGGTGTCGCCCACCACGCTGGCCGTGCGCGCGGTGCCGGCGCTGCTGAAGCAGGCCGACGCCGAGGCGCTGGCGCGCGACGTGCTGCGCGACCTGCAATCGTTCGGCGGCTCGCGCGTGCTGGCCGAGCGCCGCAACGAACTGCTGGCCACGCTGGCGTGCCACAGCGCCGTGCGCGCCAACCGCAAGCTCACGGTCGAGGAAATGAACGCGCTGCTGCGCCAGATGGAGCAGACCGAGCGCGCCGACCAGTGCAACCATGGCCGTCCCACCTGGGTCCAGTTGACCGTGACCGAACTCGACCGCCTGTTCCTGCGCGGCCAGTAA
- a CDS encoding VTT domain-containing protein, whose product MGAFTRERSNLDTALHLFDMILHVDKFLGQFVLDYGVWVYGILFAIVFAETGLVVVPFLPGDSLLFIAGAMCATGAMNEWMLCGLLFAAAVIGNTVNYFIGSWIGPKVFDHQWRFLDQNALRKTHDFYERHGGKTLVMARFIPIVRTFAPFVAGVSQMTFARFQLFNVLGAALWVFGLVFAGYFFGNLPFIKQYLNLIVLAGIGAAIVPLVLGGLWKLVRGPRRRPADRKP is encoded by the coding sequence ATGGGGGCCTTCACGAGAGAGAGGTCAAATTTGGATACCGCATTGCACCTGTTCGACATGATCCTGCATGTCGACAAATTCCTCGGTCAGTTCGTCCTGGACTATGGCGTCTGGGTCTACGGCATCCTGTTTGCCATCGTGTTCGCGGAAACCGGCCTCGTGGTCGTGCCGTTCCTGCCCGGGGATTCGCTGCTGTTCATCGCGGGGGCCATGTGCGCCACCGGGGCCATGAACGAGTGGATGCTCTGCGGCCTGCTGTTCGCGGCCGCGGTGATCGGCAACACCGTCAACTATTTCATCGGCAGCTGGATCGGGCCGAAGGTGTTTGACCACCAGTGGCGCTTCCTGGACCAGAACGCGCTGCGCAAGACGCACGATTTCTACGAGCGCCACGGCGGCAAGACGCTGGTCATGGCGCGTTTCATCCCGATCGTGCGGACGTTTGCGCCGTTCGTGGCGGGGGTGTCGCAGATGACGTTCGCGCGCTTCCAGCTCTTCAACGTGCTGGGCGCCGCCCTGTGGGTGTTCGGCCTGGTCTTTGCCGGCTACTTCTTCGGCAACCTGCCGTTCATCAAGCAGTACCTGAACCTGATCGTGCTGGCCGGGATCGGCGCGGCCATCGTGCCGCTGGTGCTGGGCGGGCTCTGGAAGCTGGTGCGCGGCCCGCGCCGCCGTCCGGCCGACCGCAAGCCCTGA
- a CDS encoding SirB1 family protein, whose protein sequence is MTSTKVLDYFASLVADDDAIPLTETALAIAQDAYPDLDLQAELAALDVLAVRLKRRIAEGTPAIQRLRLLNHFFYRDLGFGPNANDYYDPDNSYLNVVLKQRRGIPISLAVLYMELGQQIGLPLKGVSFPNHFLVRMTIPAGEVVLDPLTGETLSREQLQEMLDPWLEREGITGSNEVPLGLFLQVAGHREIVARMLRNLKAIYLQESRWQRLLAVQNRLVILLPDSIEEVRDRGLAYANLECFRPALEDLEAYVRARPDAADTTQIRDRMPALRMMSRSLS, encoded by the coding sequence ATGACCTCCACGAAAGTCCTGGACTATTTCGCCAGCCTCGTGGCCGACGACGACGCCATCCCGCTGACGGAAACCGCGCTCGCGATCGCCCAGGACGCCTATCCGGACCTCGACCTGCAGGCCGAGCTTGCCGCGCTGGACGTGCTGGCGGTGCGCCTGAAGCGCCGGATTGCCGAGGGCACGCCGGCCATCCAGCGCCTGCGGCTGCTCAATCATTTCTTCTACCGCGACCTGGGCTTCGGGCCCAACGCGAACGACTACTACGACCCCGACAACTCCTACCTGAACGTGGTGCTCAAGCAGCGCCGCGGCATTCCCATCTCGCTGGCCGTGCTGTACATGGAACTGGGCCAGCAGATCGGCCTGCCGCTCAAGGGGGTGTCGTTCCCGAACCACTTTCTGGTGCGCATGACCATTCCGGCCGGCGAGGTCGTGCTCGACCCGCTGACCGGCGAGACGCTGTCCCGGGAGCAGTTGCAGGAAATGCTCGACCCGTGGCTGGAGCGCGAAGGCATCACCGGGTCCAACGAGGTACCGCTGGGATTGTTCCTGCAGGTGGCCGGCCACCGCGAGATCGTGGCGCGCATGCTGCGCAACCTGAAGGCGATCTACCTGCAGGAATCGCGCTGGCAGCGGCTGCTGGCGGTGCAGAACCGCCTGGTCATCCTGCTGCCCGATTCGATCGAGGAAGTGCGCGACCGGGGGCTGGCCTATGCCAACCTGGAGTGCTTCCGGCCGGCGCTGGAAGACCTGGAAGCCTATGTGCGGGCGCGGCCCGATGCGGCCGACACCACGCAGATCCGCGACCGCATGCCGGCCCTGCGGATGATGAGCCGCAGCCTGAGCTGA
- the murJ gene encoding murein biosynthesis integral membrane protein MurJ, which produces MNLLKALATISGLTMLSRITGLMREILIARAFGASDMTDAFNVAFRIPNLLRRIFGEGAFSQAFVPILNEYHGKRGDEETHRLIDAVATVMAWVLAAVSLLGVVAAPIVMTVVATGFRGDAETYDAAVFMTRVMFPYIGLISMVALASGVLNTWRNFAVPAFTPVLLNVCLIVAALWVGPHMAQPIYAQAWGVLVGGVLQLAIQVPAMRRLGVLPRVSLNLRAAWSNPGARRVARQMAPALLAVSVAQISLIINTNIASRLAAGSVSYLTYADRLMEFPTALLGVALGTILLPSLSRASANDDREEYSGLLDWGLRLTFLLAVPCAVGLFVFGTPLTSVLFNYGKFDAHAVEMTRQAVATYGVGLLSLILIKILTPGFYARQDIRTPVKIAVLVLVITQVSNFVFVPMFAHAGLALSISFGATVNALLLFFGLRRRGFYHPAPGWGLFLLRLVAAVLILSGMLLWFSRNFDWVGMGATPWLRIALMAACLVLAAAVYFGTLWLMGLRYAAFRRRAG; this is translated from the coding sequence TTGAACCTCCTCAAAGCGCTCGCCACCATCAGCGGCCTGACGATGCTCTCGCGCATCACGGGCCTGATGCGCGAAATCCTGATCGCCCGGGCCTTTGGCGCCTCGGACATGACCGACGCCTTCAACGTGGCGTTCCGCATCCCCAACCTGCTGCGCCGCATCTTTGGCGAGGGCGCGTTCTCGCAGGCGTTCGTGCCGATCCTGAACGAGTACCACGGCAAGCGCGGCGACGAGGAAACCCACCGGCTGATCGACGCCGTGGCCACGGTGATGGCCTGGGTGCTGGCGGCCGTGTCGCTGCTGGGCGTGGTGGCCGCGCCGATTGTCATGACCGTCGTGGCCACCGGCTTCCGGGGCGACGCCGAGACCTACGACGCCGCCGTATTCATGACGCGCGTCATGTTCCCGTACATCGGCCTGATCTCGATGGTGGCGCTGGCGTCGGGCGTGCTGAACACGTGGCGCAACTTTGCCGTGCCGGCCTTCACGCCGGTGCTGCTCAACGTCTGCCTGATCGTGGCGGCGCTGTGGGTCGGCCCGCACATGGCGCAGCCGATCTACGCGCAGGCGTGGGGCGTGCTGGTGGGCGGCGTGCTGCAACTGGCCATCCAGGTCCCGGCCATGCGGCGCCTGGGCGTGCTGCCGCGCGTGTCGCTGAACCTGCGTGCGGCGTGGTCCAACCCCGGCGCCCGGCGCGTGGCCCGGCAGATGGCGCCGGCGCTGCTGGCCGTGTCCGTGGCCCAGATCAGCCTGATCATCAATACGAATATCGCGTCGCGGCTGGCGGCGGGCAGCGTGTCGTACCTGACCTATGCCGACCGACTGATGGAATTCCCCACCGCCCTGCTGGGCGTGGCGCTGGGCACCATCCTGCTGCCCAGCCTGTCGCGCGCCAGCGCCAACGATGACCGCGAGGAATATTCGGGCCTGCTGGACTGGGGCCTGCGCCTGACCTTCCTGCTGGCCGTGCCGTGCGCGGTGGGCCTCTTCGTGTTCGGCACGCCGCTGACGTCGGTGCTGTTCAACTACGGGAAGTTCGACGCCCACGCCGTGGAAATGACGCGCCAGGCCGTGGCCACCTACGGCGTCGGGCTGCTGAGCCTCATCCTGATCAAGATCCTGACGCCTGGCTTCTATGCGCGGCAGGACATCCGCACGCCGGTCAAGATCGCGGTGCTGGTGCTGGTCATCACCCAGGTGTCGAACTTCGTGTTCGTGCCGATGTTCGCCCATGCGGGGCTGGCGCTGTCGATCAGCTTTGGTGCCACGGTCAACGCGCTGCTGCTGTTCTTCGGCCTGCGCCGGCGCGGCTTCTACCATCCCGCGCCGGGCTGGGGGCTGTTCCTGCTGCGGCTGGTGGCGGCCGTGCTGATCCTGTCGGGCATGCTGCTCTGGTTCTCGCGCAACTTCGACTGGGTGGGAATGGGCGCCACCCCCTGGCTGCGCATCGCGCTGATGGCGGCCTGCCTGGTACTTGCGGCGGCGGTCTACTTCGGTACACTGTGGCTCATGGGCCTGCGCTATGCGGCCTTCCGGCGCCGCGCCGGCTAG
- the rpsT gene encoding 30S ribosomal protein S20, producing the protein MANSAQARKRARQAVAANAHNSSLRSRLRTAVKAVRKAIDAGDKAAAAEIFKQSQTIIDSIADKKIVHKNKAARHKSRLSAAIKSMAA; encoded by the coding sequence ATGGCAAATTCCGCACAAGCTCGCAAGCGCGCGCGCCAGGCCGTCGCCGCGAACGCCCACAACTCCAGCCTGCGCTCGCGTCTGCGCACCGCCGTCAAGGCCGTCCGCAAGGCCATCGACGCTGGCGACAAGGCCGCAGCCGCCGAGATCTTCAAGCAATCGCAGACGATCATCGACAGCATCGCCGACAAGAAGATCGTGCACAAGAACAAGGCAGCGCGCCACAAGTCGCGCCTGTCGGCCGCCATCAAGTCGATGGCTGCCTGA
- a CDS encoding DUF3579 domain-containing protein, producing the protein MTTPQVREYFIQGVTKEGKTFRPSDWAERLCGVMAQFRPEGDTGDPRLTYSPYVRPVIVAGVKNVVVDTRLREIEPKALDFVLNFARDNNLQVVEACSVHHD; encoded by the coding sequence ATGACCACCCCCCAAGTTCGCGAATATTTCATCCAAGGCGTGACAAAGGAAGGCAAAACCTTCCGTCCCAGCGACTGGGCCGAGCGGCTGTGCGGCGTGATGGCGCAATTCCGACCCGAGGGCGATACCGGCGATCCCCGGCTGACCTACTCGCCGTACGTGCGGCCCGTGATCGTGGCCGGCGTGAAGAACGTGGTGGTCGATACCCGGCTGCGCGAGATCGAGCCCAAGGCGCTGGACTTCGTGCTGAATTTTGCCCGTGACAACAACCTGCAGGTCGTGGAAGCCTGTTCGGTGCATCACGACTGA
- the argF gene encoding ornithine carbamoyltransferase — MSPTPIKHYLQFSDLGADEYAYLLDRARILKAKFKNYETWHPLHDRTLAMIFEKNSTRTRLSFEAGVHQLGGHAVFLNTRDSQLGRGEPIEDAAQVISRMVDIIMIRTYGQDIIDRFAAHSRVPVINGLTNEYHPCQVLADVFTYIEQRGSIAGKTVAWIGDANNMAYTWIQAAERLDFTFTFSAPPGYQLDPAMVPASAASRVKVFADPLQACEGAHLVTTDVWTSMGFEAENDARKRAFKDWMVTTAMMDRAADDALFMHCLPAHRGEEVEAAVIDGPRSVVWEEAENRLHVQKALMEYLLCGRY; from the coding sequence ATGAGCCCAACCCCGATCAAGCATTACCTCCAGTTCAGCGACCTCGGTGCCGATGAGTACGCGTACCTGCTGGACCGCGCAAGGATCCTGAAGGCGAAGTTCAAGAACTACGAGACATGGCACCCGCTGCACGACCGCACGCTGGCCATGATCTTCGAGAAGAATTCCACGCGTACGCGGCTGTCGTTCGAGGCCGGCGTCCACCAGCTTGGCGGCCATGCGGTGTTCCTGAACACGCGCGATTCACAGCTGGGCCGTGGCGAGCCGATCGAGGACGCGGCCCAGGTCATCTCGCGGATGGTGGACATCATCATGATCCGCACCTACGGCCAGGACATCATCGACCGCTTTGCCGCCCACTCGCGCGTGCCGGTCATCAACGGCCTGACCAACGAATACCACCCGTGCCAGGTGCTGGCCGATGTCTTCACGTACATCGAGCAGCGCGGCAGCATCGCCGGCAAGACCGTGGCGTGGATCGGCGACGCCAACAACATGGCGTACACGTGGATCCAGGCGGCCGAGCGGCTCGACTTCACGTTCACGTTCTCGGCGCCGCCGGGATACCAGCTTGACCCGGCGATGGTGCCGGCCTCCGCCGCGTCGCGCGTAAAGGTGTTTGCCGATCCGCTGCAGGCCTGCGAGGGCGCCCACCTGGTGACCACCGACGTCTGGACCAGCATGGGCTTCGAGGCCGAGAACGACGCCCGCAAGCGCGCGTTCAAGGACTGGATGGTGACCACGGCGATGATGGACCGCGCCGCCGACGACGCACTGTTCATGCACTGCCTGCCCGCGCACCGCGGCGAGGAAGTGGAAGCCGCCGTGATCGACGGCCCGCGCAGCGTGGTCTGGGAAGAAGCCGAAAACCGCCTGCACGTGCAGAAGGCGCTGATGGAATACCTGCTCTGCGGCCGCTACTGA